A part of Misgurnus anguillicaudatus chromosome 6, ASM2758022v2, whole genome shotgun sequence genomic DNA contains:
- the LOC129433639 gene encoding overexpressed in colon carcinoma 1 protein — MKWSHTTKICSTENLIGDRFEMTKLFSLQTQPVKLEAGQSPPHPCFHGNCQGGGEQRIIITLQKARSCVHAKMGCGNSSATSTTAGGPAEAVKDVTEEPSPDDEKRRNYGGVYVGLPADLTTVAASQSKSSRKD, encoded by the exons ATGAAATGGAGTCATACAACAAAAATTTGTTCAACAGAAAACTTAATAGGAGACAGGTttgaaatgacaaaattgtttTCCCTGCAAACTCAGCCTGTAAAACTGGAGGCAGGCCAAAGCCCCCCTCATCCTTGTTTCCATGGCAACTGTCAGGGTGGAGGAGAGCAGCGAATCAT CATCACGCTGCAGAAAGCGAGAAGCTGTGTTCATGCTAAAATGGGATGTGGAAATTCTTCAGCTACCAGCACAACAGCGGGAG GTCCTGCAGAGGCTGTCAAAGATGT GACAGAAGAACCTTCACCAGATGATGAGAAACGAAG GAACTATGGAGGTGTGTATGTGGGGCTTCCTGCTGACCTGACCACAGTAGCTGCCAGCCAATCAAAATCCTCACGAAAAG